In a single window of the Pseudomonadota bacterium genome:
- a CDS encoding mechanosensitive ion channel family protein, which produces MTEFINELLVSHGVNLENAGLLTRSILVVLAIIFSIIANIIAKRIIINVVDRIIARTKSQWDDIFHKRKVFEKLSHFAPAAIIYLMLPLAFEGNERLIAICINSVYIYLIVISIMVLDSFLNAILDIYSSTEVSKEVPIKSFIQSLKIVLYFIAVILVISIVFSKTPIYFISGMGAFMAILLLVFKDVILGFVAGIQLSANKMLAHGDWIEMPKYGADGAVLEVALTTVKVQNWDKTVTTIPTYALISESFKNWRGMQQSGGRRIKREVCIDLNTIKFCTVEMVDRFSQIRYITEYMEHKKEELAEYNKLHNLEDSGTANKRQLTNIGTFRAYVVAYLKNHPMVNQEMTFIIRQMTPTKCGVPIEIYVFCKDKAWANYEAIQSDIFDHILAIVPEFDLRVFQSPAGIDLRELKKSV; this is translated from the coding sequence ATGACAGAATTTATTAATGAATTATTGGTCTCTCATGGGGTAAATCTTGAGAATGCGGGTTTATTAACAAGAAGTATTTTAGTAGTTCTTGCAATCATTTTCAGTATCATAGCAAATATTATTGCCAAGCGGATTATTATAAATGTTGTAGACCGCATAATTGCCCGCACCAAAAGTCAGTGGGACGACATTTTCCATAAACGCAAAGTATTTGAAAAGCTATCTCATTTTGCTCCAGCTGCTATTATATATCTTATGCTGCCTCTGGCATTTGAGGGCAATGAGCGACTCATAGCTATATGTATAAATTCCGTGTATATTTATTTGATTGTTATCAGTATTATGGTTCTTGATTCATTCTTAAATGCCATACTTGATATATACAGTTCAACAGAGGTTTCCAAAGAAGTTCCTATAAAAAGTTTTATTCAGAGCCTGAAAATTGTACTGTATTTTATAGCTGTTATTTTAGTTATTTCCATAGTATTCAGTAAAACACCTATTTACTTCATAAGTGGTATGGGCGCGTTTATGGCCATCCTTCTCTTGGTCTTTAAGGATGTAATCCTTGGCTTTGTGGCCGGGATACAACTTTCGGCCAATAAAATGCTGGCGCATGGGGACTGGATTGAAATGCCCAAATACGGTGCTGATGGCGCAGTCCTGGAGGTTGCTTTAACAACCGTAAAAGTGCAAAACTGGGATAAAACAGTAACCACAATTCCTACCTATGCTCTTATCAGCGAATCATTTAAAAACTGGCGCGGAATGCAGCAATCGGGTGGACGCAGAATTAAAAGAGAGGTTTGTATTGATTTAAATACTATAAAATTCTGCACGGTCGAAATGGTGGACCGATTTTCCCAAATAAGATATATTACAGAATATATGGAACATAAAAAGGAAGAATTGGCTGAATACAATAAATTGCATAATCTTGAGGATTCCGGTACAGCAAACAAAAGACAATTAACCAATATTGGAACTTTCCGTGCTTATGTGGTTGCTTATTTAAAGAACCATCCTATGGTAAATCAGGAAATGACTTTCATTATCCGGCAGATGACTCCCACAAAGTGCGGAGTGCCAATTGAAATATATGTTTTCTGCAAAGATAAGGCATGGGCGAACTACGAAGCTATCCAATCTGATATTTTTGATCATATACTTGCTATAGTTCCTGAGTTTGATCTTAGAGTATTTCAGAGCCCGGCAGGAATTGATTTGAGAGAATTAAAAAAGAGCGTGTAA